The region CGTGACCCGCCAGCGGGCCGCCGACCAACCGGGCCTTTCGTGCGTTCGGGGCACACTGGTTCACATGCACCACGAGCCACGCCTGATCGACGTCTACGCCGCCGCCATACAGGCCCAGGTGAAGCCCGGCACCATCCGCCAATGGCTACGCCGCGGCAAGCTCACCCACCACGGCTACGACCCCGACGGCCGCGCCCTCGTCGACCTCGAAGAACTCGCCCCCCAGCTAACCGCCAAGGCCGCTTGACCCGGTTAGTTGACGGGTGTAACACTCAAGGCGTACTCAGCGTGCCCACAAGCCGTTGACGAGCCCCCAGCCCGCCCCGCACACGCGGGGGCACCCAAGGCCCTGACCCGAGGTCGGGGCCTTCGTCATGTCACGAAACGGCCAACCAGTAGACGACGCCGACATCCCAGGCGCACCATTCCCCTCCAGCGCAAACCAGCCCAGGGGGGACCATGCGCACCATCGCCATCACCGCCGCCGCGCTCATGCTCGCCGCGGCCGCCGTCGGCTGCTCCAGCAACACCAGCGACGACAAACCGGCCAAGGCGCCAACCAGCCAGCCGGCCAAGCCCACGCCCACCCTCGACCCCACCGAGGCCCGCGCAGCATGCGTGGACGCCATCGCCAAGGCCATCCAGGACGACAACGACCCCGAAGAGACCGGCGACCGGCCCGCCGAGTGCAAGAGCATCGCCGACAGTGACTGGCTCGACGCCTACATGGACGGACTCCACCAGCGGAACCAGAAGAACCTGGACAGCCTCGGCGGCTCCTGACTGCAAGGGGGTGACCGTGGCAGGGAACCCCCGCAACGGCCGCCCGTACCGGCGTCTCGTGGCCGCAGTGAAAGCCCAGGGCATGCCCTGCTGGATCTGCGGCCACTGGATCGACCCCGAGCTCAACGCCCGGCACGCCTGGTCGTTCACCCTCGACCACGCCGTGCCGCTGTCCAAGGGCGGCAGCCTCCTCGACCCCGCCAACGCCCGGTCAGCACACCGACGGTGCAACAGCGCCCGCGGCAACCGGCTCACCGTCCCGCAGGCCCGAGCGTCCCGCAGGTGGTGAGCGCGTGCTGTACGTCGTCACCGGGCCGCCCGGCGCAGGCAAGAGCTCGTGGATCCGAGCACGCGCCAAGCCGACGGACATCGTCATCGACATGGACCTGCTCGCCCTCGCCCTCGCCGGGCCAGGCGCACCCGACCACAACCACGGCGTCGTACTCGCCAAGGTCGCACTACGCGCCCGCTACGCGGCGATCGACGAGGCATGCCAGCACCTCGACCAGGTCGACGTCTACCTGATCCACACCATGCCCAGCCCCAAGAACCTGGCCAAGTACAAGCGGCTCAAGGCCAAGGTGGTGACGGTCGACCCCGGCCGGGACGTGGTGATGCGACGCATCGAGGCCATGCGCCAGCCCACCATGAAGGCGGTCGCCACCCGCTGGTACAGGCAACGCCCGAAGACGTCACAAGGCGTGATGCCCCAGCGGTCGAGGGACTGGTAACCCACCGCACACAGCGTCAGCTCACGGATCGTGACCTCGGCGGCCGGCATCACCGAGCGCGACCACAGCAGCTCGAATGACCATGAGGCGGCGAGCCGAACGGAGATCATCCGGCCGAGCGGAGCCCTTCTTTAGAGGGCTTCCCGGGCGACCCAAACGCCCTTGTCGCCCGATTTTTTGCGCGGCCGATCTGAAAGGCGATCTTGACCGTGAACCTAGTTCCGAGTCATTAGGGAACGTCACGCTCTGCAACCTTCGCACCATTACGATGCGTAACGCCCCGGTTGGTCACTGCATGTGACGAAGTGTCCGGCTACGTCTGGCTACGAGGGGGTGGCGGGGTGGGCCTCGTAGAGGACGCTACCCGAGCTGAGCTGCAGCAGATGCGCGTGGAGACCGAAGCCCCTGGCCTCTCCGAGGTCGCGCTGAAGCTGGCCCGTCAACTGGACGAGGCCGACAAGCCGACCAGCGCCGCCGTGGTGGCCCGCGAGCT is a window of Streptomyces violaceusniger Tu 4113 DNA encoding:
- a CDS encoding HNH endonuclease; this encodes MAGNPRNGRPYRRLVAAVKAQGMPCWICGHWIDPELNARHAWSFTLDHAVPLSKGGSLLDPANARSAHRRCNSARGNRLTVPQARASRRW